From Pleurocapsa sp. PCC 7319:
TTTCGTAGATATATTTAGCTCTTCAAATTGCTGATTATTTATTTGACTGCTCAAGACCTCAAATAAATTGTGGGCGTTGGTAAGTGCGTAATGCTTTTGATGCAACTGTCCACGAAAAAATCAATGTTTCAATAATTTGATTTCTTGACTAGCATTTTCTATTCACCAATGCCAAATTGTGAAATATTCAATTTAAAATGTTTTATCCGAAAGCTTTTCCACATAAACGTTTCCAAAAGATCGTAATTTATAACTTGAACTACGAAATGTCCGTTTGAGAATTTTCAAACACGATTACATACACGACAGTACAGAAAAGTAACATCATCAGAGACTTTAATCTACTGAACTTAAAGGATTAGTTGACAATACAGTTCCAGACATTATTACAGAAGCACCAGGTAGAGACATATTCTCCTTTTGCTCTACAGAACCATCTAACATATTTTTGGGAACGTAAAATTAACGATATCTTGAGCGGTTTTTGCTCTGGTGCTACTCCTTACTTAATTTAATCCAGGAGATAGCAAAAATGAACAATGAATCACCAAACATTCTGCTAATTATTGCCGATGACTTAAGTCCTTCTTCTCTAGAATCGGTAAATACTCCCAATATTGATGAGTTAGCTGACAATGGGATTGTGTTTGAAAATGCATGGGCTACTCCTCAATGTTCTCCAACGCGAGCCACTATCGCAACTGGGCGTTATGGGTTCCGCACAGGAGTGGGCAATGTTATTACTGGTAATGATCCCGGGCTTTTAGAAAACGAAGTTACTATTGCCGAAGCTTTGGATGCCAATCCCGAACTAGGTTACTCTGAGGCAGTTATCGGCAAATGGCATTTAGGTTCTGATAGTAGCAATGCTAATAGTCAAGGTTATGATTATTATGCTGGTAATGAATCAGGGGGTTTGCGAGATTACTATTCATGGACGAAAGCAATAGATAGCGATTTATTATCAGCTCCTATTGAGATAAATGTTAGTGAATATGTTACTAAAGTAAATGTAGATGATGCCACAGAATGGTTGAACGGCGATAAACGGGCACATACTCCTAATTTAGACGATCCTTGGTTTTTACAGCTAGCTGTTAATGCTCCTCACACACCCTATCATAAACCCCCTGAGGAATTGCTTGTCGACCAAGAATATATAGATTTGCCTAATACTCCCGAAGATATTGAGGCTAATCCAGAACCTTATTATGAAGCAGCAATTCAAGCTCTAGATACTGAAATTGGTCGCTTACTTGGAGATCTTGAAAATAAGGGAGAATTAGAGGACACTCTAGTCATGTTTATTGGCGATAATGGCTCTCCAACTGAAGTTGCTGACGATCCAGACCGAGCCAAATCGACTTTATACGAAGGGGGGATTGAGATCCCCATGATTATTTCTGGACATGGAGTTATTCAGGGTGATGGCACAGAAGATAGTTTAGTCAACACCACAGATTTATTTGCCACTGTTTTAGAACTGGCAGGAGCTGATTATGACGTACCTTCAGACTCTGTTAGCTTGGTACCATATTTAACAAACCAATCTCATCCCAACGAACGAGAGTGGGCTTATAGCGAATTCTTTGATGAGTCAAACGATAACACCTTTGGTGGTAGTCGTTCTAATTACGGTCAGACAATTCGCAATCAAGAATATAAGCTAATTCGTTTTGATGAAGATGGTCGAGAGGAATTTTACACTTTAGATTCATCCGGAGAAAGATTTGACGAACAAAGTGAAAGTGAGTTACTGCAAGGGAATGTTGACAATCTGACCCCGATCCAAAGAGAGAACTATGAATTTTTGGTTGAGCAACTCGATGCCTTGAATAACTCTGAAACTGCAGATGATACTTCGACCAACGTATCAAGTGAACTTGCAGTAGGTAGTTCTATTTCCGCTACAGATATTAATTTCGACAGCACCTTTAATAATCACGAAAATGAAGGTATCGATTTTGCGGATAATAATCAAATAGATTTAAGAACAAGTAGTGATAGCGACAATGCTAACGATGGTTTATTACTTGGAAGTGACAACATCGTAGAAATTAAAGACACAACTTTTAACAATCAACTTGAAAGCGGGATCGACATAATAGGCAATAATAGCCAAGCATTGATAGAAAATAACTTTTTCAGTGGTAAGCAATTTAGTGGAATTGACATTACTCAACCAGAACCTAGTATAACCAGTATTGACGGCAATACTGTTAACGCAAGAAATACTCAGATTATTAAAAATGTAGCATCAGATTATAAAAGCGTTGTTGGTGGTGGGATATTTAGTAATACTGACAGCATCTCAATAGTAGAAGATAGGCGCATTGCTAATAATATAGCCCAGGTGAATGGTGGTGGGATCTATAATGCTGGTCAAACTACAGTAACTAGAAGTTCAATCATTGGTAATGAGGCTGTGATTGGAAATGGAGGAGGTGTTTTTAATCTTGAGGGTTCTTCTTTTACTAACAACAATTCCTCTATTTTGGACAATACCCCTGATGAGATATTTATCTAATAATTAAATATTTAATATAAATATTTAATAGCTAGACGATCGCCACAGCCTTTAAGTCAAATATTTTTTCAATTACATCAGCCACCACTTTATCAGGAGTAGAAGCCCCAGAGGTCACACCGACGTTAATAGCTCCCTTTGGAAGCCAGTTTTCGGCAATAGTAATTTCCTGATTTAAGGGTTTATGTTCTAGGCGATCGCGACTTAAAATTCGCTCAACACTGTCAATATGATAGGAGGGAATATTATTCTCGACCGCAATTTCTTGTAAATGGGTTGTATTGGAAGAATTAAAACCACCAATGACGATCATTAAAGACAAATCTTCTTTAACCAAGTCGAACATAGCATCCTGTCTTTCTTGAGTCGCATCGCAGATGGTATTGAAGCTCATAAAATGGTTGTTTAGCTCAGTTGGACCATACTTTTTGAGCATTGTTTGCTCCAGTAACTTACCGATGTGCTCGGTTTCACTCTTGAGCATTGTAGTTTGATTAGCAATACCTACTCTCTCTAAATCTCGGTCGGGATCGAATCCCTCAGAGTAGGCGTTTTGGAACTTGGTGAGAAATTCTTGGCGATCGCCGCCATGAAGAATATAGTTGGTGACATATTCTGCCTGTTCCAAATTGAGCACCACTAAATAGCGATCGGCAAAAGAACTAGTGGCAACAGTTTCTTCGTGGGCATATTTTCCGTGAATAATGGAAGTGTAGTCACGTTTTTTATGCTTTTCAACGGAGTTCCAGACTTTAGATACCCAAGGACAGGTAGTATCGACGATTTTACAGCCTTTATCATTGAGTAGTTGCATTTCATTGATACTGGCACCAAAAGCTGGCAAGATCACCACATCACCCTGACCAACAACTGAAAAGTCTTTGTCGCCATCGACAACCTGGATAAAACCAACATTCATTTCCCGTAAACGCTGATTTACCGAGGGGTTATGGATAATTTCATTGGTAATCCAAATTTTTTCACTGGGGAAATGTTGACGAGTTTCATAAGCCATGGCTACAGCTCTTTCCACGCCCCAACAAAAGCCAAAGGACTCTGCTAATAGGATAGTGACATCTCCCCGTTGTAAACGATAATTGCGATCGCGAATAGTTTGAATTAAATCACTTTGATACTCCGTGTTCATTGCTCCTGAAACTTCAGCATCATGCCCAAATCCTCGACGATGATAGTTTTCAGACTGCTGCAAAGTACGTTTAAAAGCTTTGGTATCCATTTTTTTATCAGTCATATCCATTGTCAAAGAAAAGTGATTGTAACCATTAGAGTGCAAGCCTCGGAGAAAAATGATGAGAACGCACTAAATACCTAATTCACATATTACAGTAGTTTTTAATCGGTAAAGATTAGGCTTCGGTAAACCTTAAGCAAAAAGCTATCAGCTATCAGCTATCAGCCATCAGCGAAATTTATTTATAGGGATTACGAAAAGTACTATTTCTGAAAATTGTCTCCCAGATAATATTGCTTAACTAAAGGATTGTTATATAATTCTTCGGCTGTACCAGAAGCCAAAATTTGACCATCTCGCATTACATAAGCTCGATCAGTAATCGCTAAAGTTTCGCGAAAATTGTGGTCGGTAATCAAAATACCCATTTGGCGATCGCGCAATTGAGCAATAATTGCTTGGATTTCCGCCACCGCAATTGGATCGACACCAGCAAATGGTTCATCTAACAATAGATACTTAGGACCATCTAACCCTGCGGCTAAAGCTCTAGCCAACTCAGTGCGTCTTCTCTCTCCCCCTGAAACTAGAGAACCTAAAGTATCTGCGACTTGTTCGAGGCGAAACTCCCGCAATAACTGTTGTAGGCGTATCGGTCGAGCAGGACGGGGAATTCCTGTTTGTTCTAATACCAGTAAAATATTCTCTTGAACACTGAGATTGCGAAAAATGCTAGCTTGTTGGGTTAAATAACCCATTCCCAAACGAGCCCTTTTATGAAGAGCTAAGGTGGTAATGTCGCGCTCGTTTAACTTAACTCGTCCCTGATTAGGCTTAATCAAACCGGTAGCAATATAAAATGTGGTGGTTTTACCAGCACCATTGGGACCAAGTAAGCCAACAATTTCTCCTGGCAAAACCTGAAGATTTACACGATGGACTACAGCCCTTTTACTATAGAATTTGTGAATGTTTTCTAAAACTAGAGCCACAATTTAGATAGTAGATAATTAACTATTGAGGATTGGTAATAATATAAGTAGACTCTACTTGGCGATCGCTTTGGGGAGTAGCAATAAAACGCCCCTCATCCACGAGATAAGTCATAGTTTCAGCGCGCATACTATTGCCCTGCTGAATCACATAAACATTACCTGTGAGAATTAGGCGACGCTCACGGCTAAAATATTGAGCTTGTGCAGCAGTAGCCTGAATTTGTCGGGCGGGATAATTAATTTTGACGTTCCCCCTGGCGGTGATGACTCCCGTCTCAGAATTAGATTCTTGAATGTCGGATTGGAGAGTAATTGATCCTGATTGATCAGGAGATTGTGCCAGTAAAGCCGGAGGAAAACCTAAACCAGCGATCGCTCCAACTAGACTAGCCGCCATTAACCCCAGCGATCGAGCACGTAATAATAAAACAGAGGACATAGATAGGGAAATTAACTGAGCTTGAGTAATGGTAATTAATTTTTGATATTAACAATTTCTCAGACGCTTCTAATTACAGAGAAGTTGCATTTTAGAAACAATGCTCAGTGATATTTTTCTACCTTCACACTTTAGCTATATATGGGAGTCTACAATTAACTACTAACTGGCTAGCAGAATTATCATCTTCTACTGATAACTCAACTTGTCCTTCGGATTGCTGTTGTTGTAGCTGAGCAAAAAAACTTTTTGTTTGTTCTGGCTGAAGTTGCTGTAATGCCTGAAGCAACCGACTAGATTGCTCTAATAATAGTTCTACATTAATCCCTTCATAGGATGGTTGATAATCACATAAGCGTCTGATAGCTTCCCCCAAGAGAATAATAGCCCCCCGCAGATTATCATTGCTTAAGTGATAGCAGCCCACAGCAACCTGGAGAATTCCTTGATAAAATCTTTTATCTGCTTCTGGAGCTTCCACCCAAATAGCTTCTAAAGTATCGTGACAAGCGTAAAACTGCTGCTGATTGAATTCAGCAATTCCTTGTTGAAATTCTGGCGGTGCGACCATAATACTACTGCATTCCCTGACAGAATTGATTAATCTGTTCTGTGGAAATCTGTTGTGTATCCCCTGCAAAGGCATTGTCAGGGGTCAGAAATAACATGCAATGGCATTTTTTTTCTTCTCGCATAGGTACGCAAGGGCAATTCCAGTAAGCTTTTTTTACTTCCGCCTGTTTATCTTCGTAATGGCGGCAAGGACACAAAGGACAACCCAATTCTTGTTTATGTTTAGCTAATCCTTTGATAACGGCTGCAGTTACTGACAAGTCACTACAAAAATAAGTATCAGTACGTTTGGCATACTGTTCAGCAAATTTTTTCATCGACTCTAAAATTTTATCTGGACTTTTACCTTGAGATACTGATTCTGTCGTGGTCATAACATTAAATAATTGAACTAATTTAGGATTAACAAATTTTTACTTATTTTTGTTGTTTGTATTGTAAGCCAAATTAACTGCTGCCAAATTCTCTCACATCATGCAATGCTAGTCAAAACGATAAACTGAGATATTATCTGAAAATTTATGGCACCACAAATCAGATATTTTTCTGTGTCGAATAGATCAAAAATTAGTTATAAAGGATGAGTTATGTTAAATGTCTTAGTTATCTTGATAAATTTAGTTGCAGATTACACTAAGATTTCTGTGAATAGTATCTAACAATTATGCTGCTGTTTTACCAATAACGGTTGTTGGTAGCACCATCGAGTTAAAGTAGTGTTGCTCATAGATAATTAAGTGTTACTCAATTATTAACTAAATATTATTTCTTTTTAGAAGCTAGCTCTTAACCCAAGATTTGAATAAGTTACTAATAATCTCATGATGAACTCATCTAGGAATGGTAGTGGAGATAAACCGGCGGGCAATAGTCAAACAAGCTTAGCCGATGTTAATGACGCTAATTCTCCGACCAATAAAATTCGTGTCTTGATTGTAGACGATCAAAAAATGATTAGGGAAGGATTAAAAGCCCTAATTAAAACAGAAAATGATATTGAAATAATCGGTATTGCCGAAAATGGGAAACACGCAATCAAACAAGCAGAAGTTCTTCGGCCTGACATTATCCTCATGGATATGGAAATGCCAGGTATGGATGGGATGGAGGCGACCAAGATTATTTGCCAAAAGTTTCCTAGTGTTAAGGTTTTAGTCCTCAGCACATTTGATACTCAAGAATATGTTGCTCGTTCTCTTAGCTCTGGAGCAATGGGCTACTTGCTAAAAGGCACTCCAGCTAAAGAACTTACTGATGCCATTAGATCGATTCATCGTGGTTATGCTCAAATTGGACCGGGAGTTTATCGTAATTTAACTTTACCTCAACAGCCAGAAGCTGAAAAGCTGCCGATAACATCTCCTCTAGCAACTCGTAAATCAGAAGTAGAGACGCTTCCTGAGCGTTCTTATCCTAAGGGAGAGTTAGTGACTACCGACTCTAATAAAGATGGCTCTGCTCTTGCTAAACGTAACGCTGCTAGCCTTAATCCTCGTAAATTTGAGCAGTCAGTAATGCTTCGTCGCTCTCCTAAATGGTCTCGATTGACCATGGGAGGAATCATGGGGGTAACTATTTTTGCAATTGGTTGGTCGATAGTAGCCAAGATTGAGCAGGTAATTCCGGCCCAAGGACTCATACAGCCAACTGGAAAGCTCCAAGAAATTCAAGTTCCTACAAATGGGGTAGTTCAAGAGGTAAAGGTTGAAGAAGGACAGCGAGTAGAAAAAGGCGATGTATTGCTGGTTTTAGACTCTACAACTTCTCAAGCACAGGTTGATTCCCT
This genomic window contains:
- a CDS encoding sulfatase-like hydrolase/transferase, translated to MNNESPNILLIIADDLSPSSLESVNTPNIDELADNGIVFENAWATPQCSPTRATIATGRYGFRTGVGNVITGNDPGLLENEVTIAEALDANPELGYSEAVIGKWHLGSDSSNANSQGYDYYAGNESGGLRDYYSWTKAIDSDLLSAPIEINVSEYVTKVNVDDATEWLNGDKRAHTPNLDDPWFLQLAVNAPHTPYHKPPEELLVDQEYIDLPNTPEDIEANPEPYYEAAIQALDTEIGRLLGDLENKGELEDTLVMFIGDNGSPTEVADDPDRAKSTLYEGGIEIPMIISGHGVIQGDGTEDSLVNTTDLFATVLELAGADYDVPSDSVSLVPYLTNQSHPNEREWAYSEFFDESNDNTFGGSRSNYGQTIRNQEYKLIRFDEDGREEFYTLDSSGERFDEQSESELLQGNVDNLTPIQRENYEFLVEQLDALNNSETADDTSTNVSSELAVGSSISATDINFDSTFNNHENEGIDFADNNQIDLRTSSDSDNANDGLLLGSDNIVEIKDTTFNNQLESGIDIIGNNSQALIENNFFSGKQFSGIDITQPEPSITSIDGNTVNARNTQIIKNVASDYKSVVGGGIFSNTDSISIVEDRRIANNIAQVNGGGIYNAGQTTVTRSSIIGNEAVIGNGGGVFNLEGSSFTNNNSSILDNTPDEIFI
- a CDS encoding 4-hydroxy-3-methylbut-2-enyl diphosphate reductase, whose protein sequence is MDTKAFKRTLQQSENYHRRGFGHDAEVSGAMNTEYQSDLIQTIRDRNYRLQRGDVTILLAESFGFCWGVERAVAMAYETRQHFPSEKIWITNEIIHNPSVNQRLREMNVGFIQVVDGDKDFSVVGQGDVVILPAFGASINEMQLLNDKGCKIVDTTCPWVSKVWNSVEKHKKRDYTSIIHGKYAHEETVATSSFADRYLVVLNLEQAEYVTNYILHGGDRQEFLTKFQNAYSEGFDPDRDLERVGIANQTTMLKSETEHIGKLLEQTMLKKYGPTELNNHFMSFNTICDATQERQDAMFDLVKEDLSLMIVIGGFNSSNTTHLQEIAVENNIPSYHIDSVERILSRDRLEHKPLNQEITIAENWLPKGAINVGVTSGASTPDKVVADVIEKIFDLKAVAIV
- the lptB gene encoding LPS export ABC transporter ATP-binding protein; the protein is MALVLENIHKFYSKRAVVHRVNLQVLPGEIVGLLGPNGAGKTTTFYIATGLIKPNQGRVKLNERDITTLALHKRARLGMGYLTQQASIFRNLSVQENILLVLEQTGIPRPARPIRLQQLLREFRLEQVADTLGSLVSGGERRRTELARALAAGLDGPKYLLLDEPFAGVDPIAVAEIQAIIAQLRDRQMGILITDHNFRETLAITDRAYVMRDGQILASGTAEELYNNPLVKQYYLGDNFQK
- a CDS encoding LptA/OstA family protein; translated protein: MSSVLLLRARSLGLMAASLVGAIAGLGFPPALLAQSPDQSGSITLQSDIQESNSETGVITARGNVKINYPARQIQATAAQAQYFSRERRLILTGNVYVIQQGNSMRAETMTYLVDEGRFIATPQSDRQVESTYIITNPQ
- a CDS encoding DUF309 domain-containing protein — translated: MVAPPEFQQGIAEFNQQQFYACHDTLEAIWVEAPEADKRFYQGILQVAVGCYHLSNDNLRGAIILLGEAIRRLCDYQPSYEGINVELLLEQSSRLLQALQQLQPEQTKSFFAQLQQQQSEGQVELSVEDDNSASQLVVNCRLPYIAKV
- a CDS encoding ferredoxin-thioredoxin reductase catalytic domain-containing protein translates to MTTTESVSQGKSPDKILESMKKFAEQYAKRTDTYFCSDLSVTAAVIKGLAKHKQELGCPLCPCRHYEDKQAEVKKAYWNCPCVPMREEKKCHCMLFLTPDNAFAGDTQQISTEQINQFCQGMQ